One Rhodospirillales bacterium DNA segment encodes these proteins:
- a CDS encoding Hsp20 family protein: MTTFDFSPLFRSTVGYDRLMNLLENSVQWSEAGNGYPPYNIEKAGEDQYRITLAVAGFAEGELAIETRENALVVEGRKKDAETETAFLYRGIASRSFKRQFQLADHVHAVNAKLNNGLLVIDLVRELPEAMKPRRIQIGAGPAVETAQPQVADTRRAA, encoded by the coding sequence ATGACCACCTTCGATTTTTCCCCGTTGTTCCGTTCGACCGTCGGCTACGATCGGCTCATGAACCTGCTCGAAAACTCGGTTCAATGGAGCGAGGCCGGTAACGGCTATCCGCCCTACAACATCGAGAAGGCGGGAGAGGATCAGTACCGGATCACGCTTGCCGTCGCTGGTTTCGCCGAGGGCGAACTGGCGATCGAGACTCGCGAGAATGCACTCGTCGTCGAGGGCCGCAAGAAAGACGCGGAGACCGAAACGGCGTTTCTTTATCGCGGCATCGCCAGCCGTTCGTTCAAGCGGCAGTTCCAGCTCGCGGACCATGTCCATGCGGTGAACGCCAAGCTGAACAACGGTCTGCTGGTGATTGACCTCGTACGCGAGTTGCCCGAGGCAATGAAGCCGCGGCGCATTCAGATCGGTGCCGGGCCAGCCGTCGAGACGGCTCAGCCGCAGGTTGCGGATACCCGCCGCGCCGCGTAA
- a CDS encoding YbhB/YbcL family Raf kinase inhibitor-like protein has product MNKTLDVVIDAWAHGDPIPDEYAFCVPAEQGHIAMGPNVSPAIRWSNAPEGTRSYAIVCCDPDVPSRGDDVNQEGKVVSADLPRVDFFHWVLVDIPPSTRKLAKGADSSGITPGGKPTGRSDFGVRGINNYTDWFASDEQMKGDYGGYDGPCPPWNDELVHHYHFSVYALDVASLDLPARFGGADALQAMDTHVLASGRWTGTYTLNAKLRGD; this is encoded by the coding sequence ATGAACAAGACACTTGATGTGGTGATCGACGCTTGGGCTCACGGCGATCCGATCCCGGACGAATACGCCTTCTGCGTGCCGGCCGAGCAGGGCCATATCGCGATGGGGCCAAACGTCAGCCCGGCGATCCGCTGGTCGAACGCCCCGGAAGGCACGCGGTCGTATGCGATCGTCTGCTGCGATCCGGATGTTCCGTCCCGTGGGGATGACGTCAACCAGGAAGGCAAGGTGGTCTCCGCCGATCTGCCGCGTGTCGATTTCTTCCACTGGGTCCTGGTCGACATTCCCCCCAGCACCCGCAAGCTGGCGAAGGGCGCTGATTCCAGCGGAATTACTCCGGGCGGCAAGCCAACCGGCCGCAGCGACTTCGGTGTGCGCGGGATCAACAATTATACCGACTGGTTCGCCTCGGACGAACAGATGAAGGGGGATTACGGCGGCTACGACGGACCGTGCCCGCCATGGAACGACGAACTCGTCCATCATTACCACTTTTCCGTCTATGCCCTCGATGTTGCGAGCCTCGATCTTCCTGCCCGTTTCGGTGGCGCGGACGCGCTCCAGGCGATGGACACGCATGTCCTCGCAAGCGGACGCTGGACGGGGACGTACACGCTCAATGCGAAGCTGCGGGGCGACTGA